The following proteins come from a genomic window of Frankia casuarinae:
- a CDS encoding DUF3151 domain-containing protein produces MTTPSTSGKPNLLSGPPPTLLPSDAAATDALVAGDPPDAVAARLPAFSVPWAALAELALTGGRPVEAYAYARTGYHRGLDALRRSGWKGNGPIPWSHEPNRGFLRSLAALGRAAAAIGEAEEATRCRTFLADSDSVAASELGFT; encoded by the coding sequence ATGACGACGCCGTCCACCTCGGGAAAGCCCAACCTGCTCTCCGGTCCGCCGCCGACGCTCCTGCCCTCCGACGCGGCCGCGACCGATGCGCTGGTCGCCGGTGATCCGCCGGATGCCGTCGCCGCCCGGCTGCCCGCGTTCAGCGTGCCTTGGGCCGCGCTCGCCGAGCTCGCGCTCACCGGCGGACGACCCGTCGAGGCCTATGCCTACGCCCGCACGGGCTATCACCGCGGCCTCGACGCCCTGCGCCGCTCGGGCTGGAAGGGCAACGGGCCGATCCCCTGGTCACACGAACCCAACCGCGGGTTCCTGCGTTCGCTCGCCGCTCTCGGTCGGGCGGCCGCGGCCATCGGGGAGGCCGAGGAGGCCACCCGCTGCCGGACGTTCCTGGCCGACAGCGATTCCGTCGCTGCCAGTGAGCTCGGCTTCACCTGA
- a CDS encoding adenylosuccinate synthase: MPALVLIGAQWGDEGKGKATDLLGGAVDYVVRYQGGNNAGHTVVIGAESYALHLIPSGMLRADCVPVIGNGVVIDPGVLLAEMDGLTARGIDVSRLLISANAHLIMPHHRALDRVIERYLGKARIGTTGRGIGPTYGDKVARTGIRVQDLLDPGIFHKKLELVLREKNQVLAKVYNRRRIELDEVVEEYADYAKRLQPHIADTGLILDRALRAGKVVLLEGSQGTLLDVDHGTYPFVTSSNPTAGYAATGAGIGPTRISRVIGIIKAYTTRVGAGPFPTELDDKVGEELRRIGGEFGVTTGRARRTGWFDAVIARYAVRVNGLTDLFLTKLDVLSGFDRVPICVGYDLGGERVDEMPMTQTEFHHAKPIYTDLPGWHEDISDVRSFADLPGAAKDYIRALEEFSGAPVSAVGVGPGRDQTLVINDLV; the protein is encoded by the coding sequence GTGCCTGCTCTTGTCCTCATCGGTGCCCAGTGGGGCGACGAGGGAAAAGGAAAGGCGACCGACCTCCTGGGCGGCGCCGTCGATTACGTCGTCCGGTACCAGGGTGGCAACAACGCCGGCCACACCGTGGTCATCGGGGCGGAGAGTTACGCGCTCCACCTGATTCCCAGTGGCATGCTGCGGGCCGACTGCGTTCCCGTGATCGGCAACGGGGTCGTCATCGACCCGGGCGTGCTGCTGGCCGAGATGGACGGGCTCACCGCCCGCGGCATCGACGTCTCCCGGCTCCTGATCAGCGCGAACGCCCATCTGATCATGCCCCATCACCGGGCGCTGGACCGGGTCATCGAGCGTTACCTGGGCAAGGCGCGGATCGGTACCACCGGTCGCGGCATCGGTCCCACCTACGGCGACAAGGTTGCCCGTACGGGCATCAGAGTGCAGGATCTCCTCGACCCGGGCATCTTCCACAAGAAGCTCGAACTGGTGCTACGGGAGAAGAACCAGGTCCTGGCCAAGGTCTACAACCGGCGCCGGATCGAGCTCGACGAGGTGGTCGAGGAGTACGCCGACTACGCGAAACGCCTGCAACCCCACATCGCCGACACCGGTCTGATCCTCGACCGGGCGCTGCGCGCGGGCAAGGTCGTGCTGCTCGAAGGCTCCCAGGGCACCCTCCTCGACGTCGACCACGGCACCTACCCGTTCGTCACGTCATCGAACCCGACCGCCGGCTACGCGGCCACCGGCGCCGGCATCGGCCCGACGAGGATCAGTCGGGTGATCGGCATCATCAAGGCCTACACGACCCGGGTCGGCGCCGGCCCCTTCCCCACCGAACTGGACGACAAGGTCGGAGAGGAGCTGCGCCGCATCGGCGGGGAGTTCGGCGTGACGACCGGCCGGGCGCGGCGCACCGGCTGGTTCGACGCCGTAATCGCCCGCTACGCGGTGCGGGTCAACGGCCTGACCGACCTTTTCCTCACCAAACTGGACGTCCTGTCGGGCTTCGACCGGGTGCCCATCTGCGTCGGCTACGACCTCGGCGGCGAACGGGTTGACGAGATGCCCATGACCCAGACCGAGTTCCACCACGCCAAGCCGATCTACACCGACCTGCCCGGCTGGCACGAGGACATCTCCGACGTCCGGTCGTTCGCCGACCTGCCCGGCGCCGCGAAGGACTACATCAGGGCGTTGGAGGAGTTCTCCGGCGCCCCGGTGTCGGCGGTCGGCGTCGGTCCCGGGCGGGACCAGACGCTCGTCATCAATGACCTGGTCTGA
- the purD gene encoding phosphoribosylamine--glycine ligase, which translates to MKILVVGSGGREHALCRALARDPRVGSLVCAPGNAGTAELAEPRPLDVADPDAVADLAEAVGADLTVIGPEMPLVTGAADEIRARGLAVFGPSAAAARLEGSKAFAKEVMRAAGVPTAASRDHTEIEPALADLDVFGPPYVVKYDGLAAGKGVTVTEDRDAAVAAVRASLRGPDDRVVLEEYLDGPEVSLFAVVTESGAVLPMLPAQDHKRVGDGDTGPNTGGMGAYTPLPWASHGLPAKIVTTVIRPTVAEMARRGTPFTGLLYAGLALTTRGPRVVEFNVRFGDPEVQAILALLTTPLTDVLSGRRAPVWRSGAAISVVVAAHGYPAAPRLGDPIRGLAAAGALAGVDILHAGTRREPDGRVVSAGGRVLSVTAIGSNLESARGSAYEAVSRISLPGAHYRTDIGDPSRMRHAADVRRTDVASGEDPAGHRKKE; encoded by the coding sequence ATGAAGATTCTTGTTGTCGGCTCCGGCGGCCGTGAACACGCGCTGTGCCGGGCGCTCGCCCGCGATCCCCGGGTCGGCTCGCTGGTCTGCGCGCCCGGAAACGCCGGAACCGCCGAGCTCGCCGAGCCCCGCCCGCTCGACGTCGCTGACCCGGACGCCGTCGCCGACCTTGCTGAGGCGGTCGGCGCGGACCTCACCGTCATCGGTCCGGAGATGCCGTTGGTAACCGGGGCCGCCGACGAGATACGCGCCCGCGGTCTCGCGGTCTTCGGCCCGAGCGCGGCCGCGGCCCGGCTGGAGGGCAGCAAGGCGTTCGCCAAGGAGGTCATGCGCGCCGCCGGGGTGCCCACGGCGGCCTCTCGCGACCACACCGAGATCGAGCCCGCCCTGGCCGACCTGGACGTCTTCGGGCCACCGTACGTGGTGAAGTACGACGGGCTCGCCGCCGGCAAGGGCGTCACGGTGACCGAGGATCGCGACGCGGCCGTCGCCGCGGTCCGCGCGAGCCTGCGCGGACCGGACGACCGGGTTGTCCTCGAGGAGTACCTCGACGGGCCCGAGGTCTCCCTGTTCGCCGTGGTGACCGAGTCCGGCGCGGTCCTCCCGATGCTGCCGGCGCAGGATCACAAACGGGTCGGCGACGGCGACACCGGCCCGAACACCGGGGGGATGGGCGCGTACACCCCGCTGCCCTGGGCCTCGCATGGCCTGCCGGCGAAGATCGTCACCACGGTGATCCGGCCGACGGTGGCCGAGATGGCCCGGCGCGGCACCCCGTTCACCGGTCTGCTCTACGCCGGGCTCGCGCTGACCACCCGCGGGCCGCGGGTGGTGGAGTTCAACGTGCGCTTCGGTGACCCCGAGGTGCAGGCCATCCTCGCCCTGCTCACGACGCCGTTGACGGACGTGCTCTCCGGCCGGCGGGCACCGGTGTGGCGCTCCGGCGCGGCGATCAGCGTCGTCGTCGCCGCGCACGGCTATCCGGCGGCCCCCAGGCTCGGCGACCCGATCCGCGGGCTCGCCGCCGCCGGCGCGCTGGCCGGCGTCGACATCCTGCACGCCGGTACCCGCAGGGAGCCGGATGGTCGGGTCGTCTCGGCCGGCGGCCGTGTGCTGTCCGTCACGGCCATCGGCTCCAACCTGGAGTCCGCGCGAGGATCGGCCTACGAGGCCGTCAGCCGCATCTCGCTGCCCGGCGCCCATTACCGCACCGACATCGGAGATCCGTCCCGGATGCGCCACGCGGCCGACGTCCGTCGAACGGACGTCGCGTCCGGCGAGGATCCCGCAGGACATAGAAAGAAGGAGTAG
- the purE gene encoding 5-(carboxyamino)imidazole ribonucleotide mutase, with the protein MSQSTPGPDHPQVAIVFGSPSDTQTMSKAGATLERFGVPYEQVSLSAHRAPRTLADYVGQLRARDISVVIAGAGLAAALPGTIAALTTLPVIGVPISGGALDGMDSLLAIAQMPPGVPVATVGLNNSTNAAILAIQILALADPDLGLKLAAFKDEFEQAAADGLSAAAAAGSQP; encoded by the coding sequence GTGTCGCAGAGCACCCCCGGGCCGGATCATCCCCAGGTGGCGATCGTCTTCGGATCACCGTCGGACACCCAGACCATGAGCAAGGCCGGCGCCACTCTGGAACGCTTCGGTGTGCCCTACGAGCAGGTGTCGCTGTCGGCGCACCGCGCGCCGCGCACCCTCGCCGACTACGTGGGTCAGCTACGGGCCCGCGACATCTCGGTGGTCATCGCCGGGGCAGGCCTGGCCGCCGCGCTGCCCGGCACCATTGCGGCCCTCACCACGCTGCCGGTAATCGGCGTGCCGATCTCCGGCGGGGCGCTGGACGGCATGGACTCGCTGCTCGCCATCGCGCAGATGCCGCCGGGCGTCCCGGTCGCGACCGTGGGTCTGAACAACTCGACGAACGCGGCGATCCTGGCGATCCAGATCCTGGCGCTGGCCGATCCCGATCTGGGGCTGAAGCTGGCCGCGTTCAAGGACGAGTTCGAGCAGGCCGCGGCGGACGGGCTGAGCGCGGCGGCCGCGGCCGGCAGCCAGCCATGA